One window from the genome of [Clostridium] celerecrescens 18A encodes:
- a CDS encoding FadR/GntR family transcriptional regulator yields MEKQTLAEIAAQKLLQIIQEEGYTAGDKMPTEAELSEVLGVGRNTVREALRILMSRNIVTIRQGSGTFLSDKNGVADDPLGFTMIEDRRKLTVDLIQIRVMLEPPIAALAAQNADQEDILCLEQILLELEKKMEDREDYSEKDSQFHAQIANCSHNLVIANLVPVITDGVRVFAGSVRETEYAQTLLSHRRIYEAIRDRKPVEAQQAMYFHLMYNDNRYKEEDREGN; encoded by the coding sequence ATGGAAAAACAGACACTGGCAGAAATAGCCGCCCAAAAATTATTGCAGATCATACAGGAAGAAGGATACACTGCAGGAGACAAAATGCCTACCGAGGCAGAATTGTCTGAAGTTCTGGGGGTAGGGCGCAATACGGTCCGTGAGGCCTTAAGAATCCTGATGTCCCGGAATATTGTCACCATTCGCCAGGGATCGGGGACCTTTCTGTCGGATAAAAATGGTGTGGCCGATGATCCTCTGGGATTTACCATGATAGAAGACAGAAGAAAACTGACTGTAGATTTAATCCAGATCCGGGTTATGCTGGAGCCGCCGATTGCAGCCCTGGCAGCCCAGAACGCGGACCAGGAAGACATCCTTTGCCTGGAACAGATTCTTCTGGAATTGGAAAAGAAGATGGAGGACCGGGAGGATTATTCGGAAAAGGATTCCCAGTTCCATGCCCAGATTGCCAACTGCAGCCATAATCTGGTTATAGCAAACCTGGTACCTGTCATTACCGACGGGGTCCGGGTCTTTGCCGGTTCGGTCCGGGAGACCGAATATGCCCAGACGTTACTGTCTCATCGCAGGATTTATGAGGCGATCAGGGATAGGAAGCCTGTAGAGGCACAGCAGGCAATGTATTTCCACTTAATGTACAACGACAACCGCTATAAGGAAGAAGACCGGGAAGGAAACTGA
- a CDS encoding DUF1667 domain-containing protein, which produces MMKEFTCIICPNGCEISADIEIKDGSDSLIRSIDGALCPRGEIYVKQELIDPRRNIATSVLVKGGILPLASVRLTKPIPKARIFDAMEEIKKCSLTAPVKAGTVIVENILGYDADVIVTKSVPAGELK; this is translated from the coding sequence ATGATGAAGGAATTTACCTGTATTATCTGTCCGAACGGGTGCGAAATTAGCGCTGATATAGAAATAAAAGATGGCAGCGACAGCCTGATACGGTCCATAGATGGTGCCCTCTGCCCCAGAGGAGAGATTTATGTGAAGCAGGAACTGATTGATCCCCGTCGTAATATTGCTACTTCTGTTCTGGTAAAAGGAGGAATTCTGCCATTAGCCAGCGTACGTCTGACGAAACCGATCCCAAAAGCCAGAATCTTTGATGCAATGGAAGAGATAAAGAAGTGCAGTCTGACAGCACCTGTGAAAGCCGGAACGGTTATCGTGGAAAATATTCTTGGATATGATGCAGATGTGATTGTGACAAAATCTGTGCCGGCCGGCGAACTGAAATAA
- a CDS encoding polyribonucleotide nucleotidyltransferase, with translation MYKSFSMELAGRTLTVDVGRVAKQASGAVLMHYGDTVVLATATASDKPRDGIDFFPLSVEYEEKLYAVGKIPGGFNKREGKASENAILTSRVIDRPMRPLFPKDYRNDVTLDNIVMSVDQDCSPELTAMLGSAISTCISDIPFDGPCASTQVGLVDGELVINPTQSQKQVSDMALTVASTREKVIMIEAGANEVPEDKMIEAIFKAHEVNQEIIKFIDTIVAECGKPKHQYTSCAVPEELFAAIREIVTPEEMEVAVFTDEKQVREENIRNITAKLEEAFAEKEEWLSVLGEAIYQYQKKTVRKMILKDHKRPDGRAMDQIRHLAAEIDMLPRVHGSAMFTRGQTQILNICTLAPLSESQRLDGIDDMETSKRYMHHYNFPSFSVGETRPSRGPGRREIGHGALAERALIPVLPSEEEFPYAIRTVSETMESNGSTSQASICSSSMSLMAAGVPIKSAVAGISCGLVTGDSDDDYIVLTDIQGLEDFFGDMDFKVGGTHKGITAIQMDIKIHGLTRPIIEEAIRTTREARLYILDEVMAKAIAEPRKEVGKYAPKIDQISIDPQKIGDVVGKQGKVINKIIEETGVKIDINDDGNVSVCGTDQAMIDRAIQIIKSIVTEIQAGQIFTGKVVRIMNFGAFVELAPNKDGMVHISKLSDKRVAKVEDVVNIGDEVTVKVMEVDKMGRINLSMKPGDLAAKTEEKKDEKETESKETV, from the coding sequence ATGTACAAGAGTTTTAGTATGGAACTGGCCGGCAGAACATTAACCGTTGATGTCGGCAGAGTAGCAAAGCAGGCAAGCGGCGCGGTACTTATGCACTATGGCGATACCGTAGTATTAGCTACCGCAACTGCGTCTGACAAACCAAGAGACGGAATCGATTTCTTCCCGCTGAGCGTAGAATACGAAGAAAAATTATACGCCGTAGGAAAGATCCCAGGCGGCTTCAACAAAAGAGAGGGAAAAGCGTCTGAGAATGCAATTTTGACCTCCCGTGTCATTGACCGTCCAATGAGACCTCTTTTTCCAAAAGATTACCGTAACGATGTGACTTTAGATAACATCGTTATGTCCGTAGACCAGGATTGCAGTCCGGAGCTGACAGCGATGTTAGGCTCAGCCATTTCAACCTGTATTTCCGATATTCCTTTTGACGGACCCTGTGCTTCCACCCAGGTGGGACTTGTAGACGGAGAACTCGTCATCAACCCGACCCAGTCTCAGAAGCAGGTTTCCGACATGGCGCTTACGGTTGCATCTACAAGAGAGAAAGTCATTATGATCGAGGCCGGAGCCAATGAGGTGCCGGAAGATAAGATGATCGAGGCAATTTTTAAGGCTCATGAAGTAAACCAGGAAATCATCAAATTCATTGACACCATCGTAGCAGAGTGCGGAAAGCCGAAGCACCAGTACACCAGCTGCGCAGTGCCGGAAGAGTTATTTGCTGCCATCAGGGAAATCGTTACCCCTGAGGAGATGGAAGTTGCTGTATTCACCGATGAAAAGCAGGTAAGAGAAGAAAACATCCGCAACATCACCGCAAAGCTGGAAGAAGCCTTTGCAGAAAAGGAAGAATGGCTGTCAGTGCTTGGAGAAGCCATTTACCAGTATCAGAAAAAGACTGTCCGCAAGATGATCTTAAAAGACCATAAGCGTCCTGATGGCCGTGCCATGGATCAGATCCGTCATCTGGCAGCAGAAATTGATATGCTTCCAAGAGTTCATGGCTCCGCCATGTTCACCCGCGGCCAGACTCAGATTTTAAATATTTGTACCTTGGCTCCATTATCAGAAAGCCAGAGATTAGACGGCATTGACGATATGGAAACCTCCAAGAGATATATGCACCATTACAATTTCCCATCCTTCTCCGTAGGAGAGACAAGGCCTTCCAGAGGACCGGGACGACGGGAGATCGGCCATGGTGCCCTGGCAGAGAGAGCATTGATTCCGGTTCTTCCGTCTGAGGAAGAATTCCCATATGCGATCCGTACCGTTTCCGAGACCATGGAATCCAATGGATCTACCTCCCAGGCAAGCATCTGTTCCTCCTCCATGTCCTTAATGGCTGCCGGTGTTCCCATTAAATCGGCGGTTGCAGGTATTTCCTGCGGACTTGTTACCGGAGATTCCGATGATGATTACATCGTCTTAACCGATATACAGGGTCTGGAAGATTTCTTCGGCGATATGGACTTTAAGGTAGGCGGCACCCACAAGGGTATCACTGCGATCCAGATGGATATTAAGATCCACGGCCTTACAAGACCGATCATTGAGGAAGCCATCCGCACCACCAGAGAGGCAAGGCTTTACATTCTTGATGAGGTTATGGCAAAAGCCATTGCAGAGCCACGTAAGGAAGTAGGCAAGTATGCTCCGAAGATCGACCAGATTTCCATTGATCCTCAGAAGATCGGCGATGTGGTAGGTAAGCAGGGGAAGGTGATCAATAAGATCATTGAAGAAACCGGCGTAAAGATTGATATTAACGATGATGGAAATGTATCCGTATGCGGAACCGATCAGGCCATGATCGACCGTGCGATCCAGATCATTAAGAGCATTGTTACAGAAATCCAGGCAGGACAGATTTTCACAGGCAAGGTTGTCAGAATCATGAACTTTGGTGCTTTCGTTGAACTGGCTCCCAACAAGGATGGTATGGTTCACATTTCCAAGCTGTCTGATAAGAGGGTGGCAAAGGTTGAAGATGTCGTCAACATCGGTGACGAAGTGACTGTAAAGGTAATGGAAGTCGACAAGATGGGCAGAATCAACTTAAGCATGAAGCCGGGAGATCTGGCTGCAAAGACAGAAGAGAAAAAAGATGAAAAAGAAACAGAATCAAAAGAAACAGTATAA
- a CDS encoding NAD(P)/FAD-dependent oxidoreductase — protein MNAEQKEIQIEQVDVVIAGGGPAGLAAAAELYRRGIRNLLIIEREKQLGGILRQCIHDGFGLTRFQTALSGPEYAQRFIDTIEELNIPYITDATVLEVTRERQVTAVSREGMRTWQAKAVILTMGCRERTRGAIGIPGERPAGVFTAGVAQAYMNLFNTMPAKEVVILGSGDIGMIMARRLTLEGAHVKAVFEIQPYPSGLPRNIEQCLNDYDIPLYLNHGITAIHGNTRLTGVTVSQVDENFMPIPGTEKEYQCDTLILSVGLIPENELSLDAGVILDERTRGALVDEYFQTDAEGIFAAGNVLHVHDLVDFVSIEAESLADSVAQYIKEGSLKPAAIAIKPDCSIGYTVPQRVSGTKEFTLSLRVKRPMKDCRIVVRQAGKEVAVKKMKKAIPAEMIRFVISHEKLVSGSDLEVCIE, from the coding sequence ATGAATGCAGAACAAAAAGAGATCCAGATAGAACAGGTGGATGTTGTAATTGCAGGCGGAGGACCTGCCGGTCTTGCAGCAGCAGCCGAACTTTACCGACGTGGAATTCGCAACCTGCTGATCATAGAGCGGGAAAAGCAGCTGGGTGGCATCTTGCGTCAATGCATTCACGACGGATTCGGACTGACCCGCTTTCAGACTGCTTTAAGCGGTCCTGAATATGCACAGCGTTTCATTGATACAATAGAAGAACTGAATATTCCTTACATAACGGATGCAACGGTACTGGAGGTGACCCGTGAAAGACAGGTAACGGCAGTTTCCAGAGAAGGCATGAGAACATGGCAGGCAAAGGCGGTGATCCTGACTATGGGCTGCCGCGAGCGGACAAGGGGAGCCATTGGGATTCCGGGTGAGCGGCCTGCGGGCGTATTTACAGCAGGCGTTGCCCAGGCTTATATGAATCTGTTTAATACCATGCCGGCTAAGGAAGTGGTAATACTGGGCTCTGGTGATATCGGTATGATTATGGCCCGCCGGCTTACCCTGGAAGGGGCTCATGTAAAGGCTGTATTTGAAATTCAGCCTTATCCCAGCGGATTGCCCCGCAATATTGAACAGTGTCTTAATGATTATGACATACCATTGTATTTAAACCATGGAATAACCGCAATTCATGGAAATACCAGGCTTACCGGAGTCACTGTCTCTCAGGTGGATGAGAATTTTATGCCCATCCCTGGAACAGAAAAAGAGTACCAGTGTGATACGCTCATCCTTTCCGTAGGCCTGATTCCGGAGAATGAATTATCCCTGGACGCGGGAGTTATATTGGATGAACGGACCAGGGGAGCCCTTGTAGACGAATATTTTCAGACTGACGCAGAAGGGATCTTTGCAGCAGGAAACGTCCTTCATGTACATGACCTGGTTGATTTTGTTTCGATAGAGGCGGAGAGTCTGGCTGATTCAGTGGCGCAATACATAAAAGAGGGGAGTCTTAAACCGGCTGCCATTGCGATTAAACCGGATTGCAGCATCGGGTATACGGTACCTCAAAGAGTCAGCGGAACGAAAGAATTCACGTTGTCCTTAAGAGTAAAAAGACCGATGAAGGACTGCCGCATTGTTGTGCGCCAGGCCGGGAAGGAAGTGGCTGTTAAAAAGATGAAAAAAGCCATACCCGCAGAAATGATCCGCTTTGTCATTTCTCATGAAAAGCTGGTATCCGGTTCAGATTTGGAGGTGTGTATAGAATGA
- a CDS encoding amidohydrolase: MRTIIINVTVVTMNKQREIHDPGFVMFENDIITAVGGMNDLPEEAWHLDTVKVDGKNGILMPGMVNLHTHMGMIPFRGLGDDCKDRLRVFLLPMEQKAMDEELVYLSSRYAAGEMLLGGVTTALDMYYFEEEAAKAMDEMGMRGITGQTVMEEGACDFSDPYQALAYGEKLIKKYQSHPRISACIAPHGTNTCGKTLLSEAYRMDSSLKVPFTLHTAEMDYEMDYFRKEYGMSPVQYLDSIGVLGKETLAAHCIHMEEEDLMLLKERDARVAHCIGSNTKAAKGVAPVSAMLRMGIPVGLGTDGPASGNTLDIFTQMKLCADFHKNETRDRSAFPAETIVSMATDLGTKALGLYDLTGSLEPGKQADLVLVETRSANMFPVYNPYSALVYSANPSNVEAVYVAGECVVKDKKLVKADMAEIRKMLINKMKKTDFGIYMEKMGNIY; the protein is encoded by the coding sequence GTGAGAACGATAATCATAAATGTAACTGTGGTAACAATGAATAAACAGAGGGAAATTCACGATCCCGGTTTTGTGATGTTTGAAAATGATATCATCACAGCAGTGGGAGGTATGAACGATTTACCGGAAGAAGCCTGGCATTTGGATACGGTGAAAGTGGACGGAAAGAACGGCATCCTGATGCCGGGGATGGTGAATCTCCACACGCATATGGGGATGATCCCTTTCCGTGGACTTGGAGATGACTGCAAAGACCGGCTCCGTGTATTTTTGCTTCCAATGGAACAAAAGGCCATGGATGAGGAACTTGTATACCTGTCTTCCCGCTACGCGGCAGGGGAAATGCTCCTTGGCGGCGTGACCACAGCCCTAGATATGTATTACTTTGAGGAAGAAGCTGCAAAGGCAATGGATGAAATGGGAATGAGAGGGATTACAGGGCAGACAGTGATGGAAGAAGGAGCCTGCGATTTCAGTGACCCTTATCAGGCATTGGCTTATGGGGAAAAATTGATAAAAAAATATCAGTCCCATCCCAGAATATCAGCCTGTATTGCTCCTCATGGAACCAATACCTGCGGGAAAACGCTGCTTTCGGAAGCCTATCGTATGGACTCGTCCTTAAAGGTTCCGTTTACTTTACATACGGCGGAAATGGATTATGAAATGGATTATTTCCGGAAGGAATACGGCATGTCCCCGGTTCAGTATTTAGACAGCATCGGTGTATTGGGAAAGGAGACTCTGGCAGCCCACTGCATTCATATGGAGGAAGAGGATCTTATGCTTTTAAAGGAACGGGATGCAAGGGTGGCTCACTGCATCGGTTCCAATACAAAGGCAGCAAAGGGAGTGGCACCGGTAAGCGCCATGCTTCGGATGGGAATACCGGTAGGCCTTGGAACGGATGGCCCTGCCAGCGGAAATACTCTTGATATATTTACGCAAATGAAGCTTTGTGCCGATTTTCATAAAAATGAAACCAGAGACCGGAGCGCATTTCCGGCGGAAACCATCGTGTCAATGGCTACAGATCTGGGAACAAAGGCCCTTGGCCTTTATGATCTTACTGGGTCCCTGGAACCGGGAAAACAGGCGGATCTGGTTCTGGTTGAAACCCGCTCCGCCAACATGTTTCCGGTTTACAATCCCTATTCTGCCCTTGTATACAGCGCTAATCCTTCCAATGTTGAGGCTGTATACGTTGCAGGGGAATGTGTGGTAAAGGATAAAAAGCTTGTAAAGGCAGACATGGCAGAAATCAGGAAAATGCTCATAAATAAAATGAAAAAAACTGATTTTGGAATTTATATGGAAAAAATGGGAAATATTTATTAA
- a CDS encoding ABC transporter substrate-binding protein, giving the protein MKKVLALSLCAAIVLTGCSGAGTAGTAEEKKSGTEEKKLVLSTYGLSEDISEEEVYKPFEDQYNCKIVTETGSTNERYTKLSADSQTTIDVIELSQAMTAKGIEEDLFEPLDLSKIENSQYLIKAAKTMADAGQGIAYTINSIGIMYDPEAVGFEIKSFDDLWKAELKGSVAIPDITTTFGPAMVYMASDYKGVDVTSDKGAAAFEALEELKPNLVKTYAKSSDLINMFTSGEIKAAIVGDFGVPTIQEANPDLVYVTPDVTYANFNTISITKNCKDKELAYAYINYRLSKELQDKTTKALNEAPTNSQVEVSKEDSENMTYGPAAESAKVLDYSFVNPVLSDWIDQWNRTINN; this is encoded by the coding sequence ATGAAGAAAGTATTGGCATTATCCCTGTGTGCAGCCATTGTACTGACGGGCTGCAGCGGTGCCGGAACTGCGGGAACGGCAGAAGAGAAAAAGAGCGGCACAGAAGAGAAGAAACTGGTGTTATCCACTTATGGCTTAAGCGAGGATATTTCTGAGGAAGAGGTGTACAAGCCCTTTGAAGACCAGTACAACTGCAAGATCGTTACAGAGACAGGAAGTACCAATGAGCGTTACACAAAGCTTTCTGCTGACTCACAGACCACCATTGACGTAATCGAGCTGTCCCAGGCCATGACGGCTAAGGGAATCGAAGAGGATTTATTTGAGCCTCTGGATTTAAGTAAGATCGAGAACAGCCAGTATCTGATCAAAGCGGCAAAGACCATGGCGGACGCCGGACAGGGAATTGCCTATACCATCAACAGCATCGGCATTATGTATGATCCGGAAGCAGTAGGCTTTGAGATTAAGAGCTTTGATGATTTATGGAAGGCAGAGCTTAAAGGAAGCGTTGCCATTCCGGATATCACGACTACCTTTGGTCCGGCCATGGTATATATGGCAAGCGATTACAAGGGCGTTGATGTGACCAGTGACAAAGGAGCAGCCGCTTTTGAGGCATTGGAGGAATTAAAGCCGAACCTTGTAAAGACCTATGCAAAGTCTTCGGATTTAATCAATATGTTTACTTCCGGAGAAATCAAGGCCGCCATTGTAGGCGACTTCGGTGTACCAACCATTCAAGAAGCAAACCCGGATCTGGTGTATGTGACTCCTGACGTGACTTATGCAAATTTCAATACCATCAGCATTACAAAGAACTGCAAGGACAAGGAACTGGCTTACGCATACATCAATTACCGTTTAAGCAAAGAGCTTCAGGACAAAACCACCAAGGCTTTAAACGAAGCACCTACCAACAGCCAGGTGGAGGTTTCCAAGGAAGATTCAGAAAATATGACTTATGGTCCTGCGGCAGAGAGCGCAAAGGTGTTAGACTATTCCTTTGTCAATCCGGTCTTAAGCGATTGGATTGATCAGTGGAACCGAACAATCAATAATTAA
- a CDS encoding NAD(P)/FAD-dependent oxidoreductase: protein MKQLYDVLIIGGGVIGSAIAREMSRYRLKIGVLEKNLDVCCETSGRNSGVVHGGFAYDTGSLKAKLCVEGNQIMGQLSEELDFPFQRCGKVLVGNTPEDQEALERTMEQGRANGVNGMELIGKERLHELVPSVIGEFAMYSAESGIVDPFGYTIALAENAAENGVDYFFDREVTAIERDADSNYVITTSNGTFYSRWIVNSAGLGCGKISELLGMGGYKIIGSKGDYIILDKRTGPLLPMPVYPVPSNTYMGIHVTNTTDGNVIVGPNADRTDNFTYYGVSQENMDYLARSASDLWPCIHKKDYIRNYSGILPKWVDENGAIQDFKIEVQDLAAPRAINLIGIESPGLTAAIPIARYAVGLMAERETLTLNSSFNPVRKGVVRFAELSKEEQNLKIEENPEYGEVICRCEKVTKAEILQAIHNPLGVDTLTGIKYRTRSMMGRCQGGYCQMRIAQLLEQELGKKEDQVQYARKGSNMFFGKVRQEVES from the coding sequence TTGAAACAATTATATGATGTACTTATTATCGGAGGCGGGGTCATTGGAAGCGCAATTGCTAGAGAAATGTCCAGATATCGCTTAAAAATAGGCGTATTGGAAAAAAATCTGGATGTCTGCTGTGAGACCAGCGGACGAAATTCTGGGGTGGTTCACGGAGGTTTCGCGTATGACACCGGTTCTCTGAAAGCAAAACTGTGTGTAGAAGGCAACCAAATCATGGGACAACTTTCCGAAGAACTTGATTTTCCTTTTCAGCGCTGCGGAAAGGTTCTGGTAGGAAACACACCGGAGGATCAGGAAGCGCTGGAACGGACCATGGAGCAGGGCAGAGCCAATGGGGTAAACGGGATGGAGCTGATCGGTAAAGAACGGCTTCATGAACTGGTTCCTTCCGTCATAGGGGAATTTGCCATGTATTCTGCTGAAAGCGGAATCGTAGATCCCTTCGGATATACCATTGCCCTGGCTGAGAATGCCGCAGAAAATGGTGTGGATTATTTCTTTGACCGCGAGGTGACGGCCATTGAAAGAGATGCGGATTCCAATTATGTGATCACTACATCAAACGGAACCTTTTACAGCCGCTGGATAGTGAACAGCGCCGGCCTTGGCTGCGGGAAAATATCGGAGCTGCTTGGTATGGGCGGATATAAGATCATAGGTTCCAAGGGAGATTACATCATCCTGGATAAAAGGACCGGTCCTTTGCTTCCCATGCCGGTATACCCGGTTCCAAGCAATACCTATATGGGGATTCATGTGACGAATACGACAGACGGCAATGTGATCGTCGGGCCCAATGCGGATCGGACAGATAATTTTACATATTATGGCGTATCCCAGGAAAATATGGACTATTTAGCAAGGAGCGCCTCCGACTTATGGCCCTGTATCCATAAGAAGGATTATATCCGTAATTATTCCGGGATCCTTCCTAAATGGGTAGATGAGAATGGAGCTATACAGGACTTTAAAATCGAGGTGCAGGATTTGGCAGCGCCGCGGGCCATCAATCTGATAGGAATAGAATCTCCAGGACTGACTGCGGCTATTCCGATTGCCCGCTATGCGGTCGGGCTCATGGCAGAGAGGGAAACGCTTACCCTTAACTCATCCTTTAATCCTGTACGCAAAGGTGTGGTTCGTTTTGCGGAGCTTTCAAAAGAAGAGCAGAATCTTAAAATTGAGGAAAATCCTGAATACGGAGAGGTGATCTGCCGCTGTGAAAAAGTGACTAAGGCGGAGATCCTCCAGGCGATCCATAATCCTCTGGGAGTTGACACCTTAACTGGGATTAAGTATAGAACACGCTCGATGATGGGGCGCTGCCAGGGCGGTTACTGCCAGATGCGCATTGCACAGCTGCTGGAGCAGGAGCTGGGGAAAAAAGAAGATCAAGTCCAATATGCCAGAAAAGGTTCTAATATGTTTTTTGGCAAAGTACGGCAGGAGGTGGAGTCATGA
- a CDS encoding adenine deaminase C-terminal domain-containing protein gives MKVDLLVQNGWVYRTYRQCFEKMDIAVVGERFYDISPSSYYGNKIPYEAECVVDGTGKYFIPGLIDIHMHIESSMTYPGEFSRAVLPWGVTCVVADPHEIANVFGLEGIKSFMEQETELDIYYGIPSSVPSTGSSFETSGGQIREEEVRELLKEDKVICLGEVMNDSELVAVEDTLIKRIIRLCQNGDRRLKIEGHCPALSGDSLAGFIRGGVDADHTQQTPESVLEKTDMGMFLELQAKSLTSDVVETVVSHGLYENVALVTDDTMPDHLAIGHLNQILKLAVEQGMPPEKAIYCATLTPARRMGLDDRGMIAPGKLADFVVFDDLVSFCPSAVYKSGKQHIKSPDSPNAVFPDHFYQSVKCRLALASDFKLNRCEIKNGTATVNVMEIQDFGTRVRHVKREIPVRNRCICWQEAGLSLAVVFERYGKTGDVAYGLVEHALKSPGAVATTWSHDSHNLLVLGNSVEDMVLAQNRVVHMQGGYVTARGGKITASAALPVGGILSDGGIPKLSKELAEVREEIEAMGYVNSNVIMSISTLTLLVSPELKISDKGLFDVKTKQRVPLVEKYES, from the coding sequence ATGAAGGTTGACTTACTTGTTCAAAATGGATGGGTCTACCGGACATACAGGCAATGCTTTGAAAAAATGGACATTGCGGTTGTGGGGGAAAGGTTTTATGACATTTCCCCTTCCTCCTATTATGGGAACAAAATTCCTTATGAGGCTGAATGTGTGGTGGATGGTACAGGAAAATATTTTATACCGGGACTGATCGATATTCACATGCATATCGAAAGCTCCATGACATATCCGGGAGAGTTTTCCAGGGCGGTCCTGCCCTGGGGAGTCACCTGCGTGGTGGCTGACCCTCACGAGATCGCCAATGTGTTCGGGTTAGAAGGAATAAAAAGCTTTATGGAACAGGAAACGGAGCTGGATATTTACTACGGAATTCCATCAAGTGTTCCTTCCACCGGAAGCAGCTTTGAAACCTCAGGCGGACAAATCAGGGAAGAGGAGGTCCGGGAGCTACTAAAAGAGGATAAAGTCATCTGCCTTGGAGAGGTGATGAACGATTCGGAATTAGTCGCTGTGGAAGATACCCTGATCAAACGCATTATCAGGCTGTGTCAAAACGGGGACCGCAGGCTGAAGATCGAGGGGCATTGCCCTGCCCTGTCAGGAGATTCGCTGGCAGGCTTTATCCGGGGCGGCGTTGATGCGGACCATACCCAGCAGACCCCGGAGTCCGTTCTGGAAAAGACGGACATGGGCATGTTTCTGGAACTTCAGGCGAAATCCCTGACATCTGATGTGGTAGAAACGGTGGTATCCCATGGTCTTTATGAAAATGTGGCTCTTGTAACAGATGATACCATGCCGGATCATCTGGCAATAGGCCATCTAAACCAGATCCTTAAACTGGCTGTGGAGCAGGGAATGCCGCCGGAGAAGGCTATTTACTGTGCGACCCTTACACCTGCGCGGAGAATGGGTCTTGATGACAGGGGAATGATTGCGCCTGGAAAGCTGGCGGATTTTGTTGTATTTGATGATCTGGTAAGCTTTTGCCCTTCTGCGGTTTATAAAAGCGGAAAACAGCATATAAAAAGCCCGGATTCTCCAAATGCGGTTTTTCCGGACCATTTTTACCAGTCTGTAAAATGCCGCTTGGCTTTGGCTTCCGATTTTAAATTAAACCGGTGTGAGATAAAGAATGGAACAGCAACCGTAAATGTCATGGAGATTCAGGATTTTGGAACAAGGGTCAGGCATGTGAAAAGGGAAATTCCCGTCCGGAACCGCTGCATATGCTGGCAGGAGGCAGGACTTTCCCTGGCAGTAGTATTTGAGCGCTACGGAAAGACAGGAGATGTTGCCTATGGACTTGTGGAGCATGCCTTAAAGTCTCCCGGTGCAGTGGCAACCACCTGGAGCCATGACAGCCATAATCTGCTGGTGCTTGGAAATTCGGTGGAGGATATGGTGCTTGCACAGAACCGGGTGGTTCATATGCAGGGCGGTTATGTAACGGCCCGGGGAGGCAAAATCACAGCTTCTGCAGCCCTTCCCGTAGGCGGAATCCTCTCTGATGGAGGTATTCCAAAGCTTTCTAAAGAATTGGCTGAGGTGAGGGAAGAAATCGAGGCTATGGGGTATGTGAACAGCAATGTTATCATGTCCATTTCCACCCTGACCCTACTGGTTTCCCCGGAATTAAAGATAAGCGATAAGGGTCTGTTTGATGTAAAGACGAAGCAGAGGGTTCCTTTGGTGGAAAAATACGAGTCTTAA
- the rpsO gene encoding 30S ribosomal protein S15 → MISKEKKAAIIAEFGRKAGDTGSPEVQIAILTERITELTDHLQKNPKDHHSRRGLLMMVGQRRGLLDYLKKTDLEGYRSLIEKLGIRK, encoded by the coding sequence ATGATTTCAAAGGAAAAGAAAGCAGCTATCATCGCTGAGTTTGGCAGAAAAGCCGGCGACACAGGTTCACCAGAAGTACAGATCGCAATTCTGACAGAAAGAATCACAGAATTAACCGATCATCTTCAGAAGAACCCAAAAGATCATCATTCCAGAAGAGGACTTCTGATGATGGTTGGACAGAGAAGGGGTCTTCTTGATTACTTAAAGAAGACGGACCTGGAAGGCTATCGTTCATTGATCGAGAAGTTAGGAATCAGAAAATAA